A window from Plodia interpunctella isolate USDA-ARS_2022_Savannah chromosome 2, ilPloInte3.2, whole genome shotgun sequence encodes these proteins:
- the LOC128680700 gene encoding cytochrome c oxidase subunit 5A, mitochondrial-like, with translation MLLSLIGRMVNALKNTLVPAARAISVTPIRMAHGQPVESDEEFDCRYEAFFNRCEIDGWEIRKGMTDIHGMDLVPDPKILKAALHACRRVNDYALAVRILEATKDQCGPKVNEIYPYIIQELKPTLTELGIETPEELGYDKPELALTNVYEM, from the exons ATGTTGCTCTCATTAATAGGGAGAATGGTGAATGCTTTAAAGAATACATTGGTTCCCGCTGCGAGGGCTATTTCTGTGACCCCTATACGTATGGCCCATGGTCAGCCTGTTGAGTCTGATGAAGAATTCGATTGCAG ATACGAAGCGTTCTTCAACAGATGCGAAATTGACGGGTGGGAAATTCGTAAAGGCATGACTGACATCCACGGGATGGACTTGGTTCCTGACCCTAAGATTCTGAAGGCTGCCCTCCACGCTTGCAGAAGGGTCAACGATTACGCGTTGGCCGTCAGAATCCTAGAGGCGACGAAGGACCAATGCGGGCCAAAAGTAAACGAAATATATCCATACATCATCCAAGAACTTAAGCCAACATTGACGGAGCTTGGAATCGAAACTCCAGAGGAATTGGGCTATGATAAACCGGAGCTTGCGTTGACTAATGTGTATGAGATGTGA
- the LOC128679836 gene encoding alpha-crystallin A chain-like — protein sequence MLSTRVFFACALLAAVAALPTDKPSSTDLPRPVTTITEDDFDSGEGGWFSFPLFGNLFAPLWRLFPSFADFGPKITTDDDKFQVVVNVKDYKKPDLKVKVKGDFIFVQGSHEAKQDAHDIFASQFFHTYTLPFNSSGSDVTADLTSDGYLIVAAPLKGTENRAKESDREVPINETGVPFLKESKPADVTTQAVPEDDRKEPTTPSEREEVTEKDNVIPHGNEISP from the coding sequence ATGTTATCAACGCGAGTTTTTTTCGCCTGCGCGCTATTGGCCGCAGTGGCGGCTCTTCCGACAGACAAACCTTCTTCAACTGACCTTCCGAGACCTGTCACAACTATCACAGAAGACGACTTCGACAGCGGCGAGGGAGGATGGTTCAGTTTCCCACTTTTCGGGAACCTGTTTGCTCCACTATGGCGATTGTTCCCGAGCTTCGCCGATTTCGGACCGAAAATCACGACAGACGACGATAAATTCCAAGTTGTTGTAAACGTTAAGGATTACAAGAAGCCAGACTTAAAGGTCAAGGTTAAAGGAGACTTCATCTTCGTTCAAGGATCGCACGAAGCTAAGCAAGACGCCCATGACATATTTGCAAGCCAGTTCTTCCACACGTATACTCTGCCTTTCAACTCTAGTGGGTCAGACGTCACTGCTGACCTGACCAGCGATGGATATTTGATCGTAGCAGCTCCATTGAAAGGAACCGAAAATAGAGCGAAAGAATCCGACCGAGAAGTGCCTATAAACGAAACTGGAGTTCCATTCCTGAAGGAGTCTAAGCCTGCTGATGTGACGACTCAAGCGGTCCCCGAAGACGACAGGAAAGAACCAACCACACCTTCTGAACGGGAAGAAGTAACGGAAAAGGACAATGTTATCCCCCATGGTAACGAAATCTCCCCTTAA